AACGTGAGTAGCTTGAAGCACATAAATTCTCAGCAAAGCACCTATCTCAATATTAATATTACTCAAAGATGGAGAATAGCTTATGCCTTATGGTCTGGTCagatattcaaaataatatatagtTAGTAGAAGAGAAATGTGATTATTTTCTTTAAAGTCGCAGAAATATGATTTAGGAAAAAAGTATTGAGAATATGATAGTTGACAATTTCCAAGACTAGTAAGATTCCAAATCAAAGTCAgcacatttaaatatttttatcttcACACAAACCACCGAAACTCCATCGTTATGAACCATTCATCCATCCAATGTTAAAATAAACCACAACCTTACAAACATTGATCTCCAAAAACCAACCAAAGCcaacaaaacaaaaatatcaCACTTTTCCCACAACACCAACGCCAAAATGATGGCCAAAATCCAATCCGAGCAACTCCAACAACTCAAAGACATCTTCGACAGGTTCGACATGGACCGGGACGGTAGCCTCACGCAGCTCGAGCTAGCCGCGCTCTTCCGATCCCTCGGTCTCAAACCAGCCGGCGACCAACTCCATTCCATGTTAGCCAACATGGATGCCAATGGCAATGGCTCCATTGAATTCGACGAATTGGTGGGTGCCATTTTGCCTGATTTAAACGAACAAATATTGATCAATCAAGATCAACTCTTGGAGGTGTTTAGATCTTTTGATCGTGATGGAAATGGTTACATAACAACGGCCGAGCTGGCAGGGCAGATGGCCAAAATGGGACAGCCCTTGACGTATCGCGAGCTAAGTAACATGATGCAAGAGGCGGATACAAATGGCGATGGTGTCATAAGTTTCAATGAGTTTGCTAACGTCTTGGGAAGATCCGGGGTCGAGTATCTCGGACTCACGGTCTCCTAGCTTACCAAATCTGTTATTATTTGGTATGTATGACAActttttttgtttctttgttTTTGGGTTTCATGAGTTTCATTTGGAGAAATGAAATGGCTGGTGATGATGGATATGACATGGTGACTTGGTCTAATTGAATGTTGTTTGTAAACGAGTTTTCCTTTCGTATAGTTAGGCTTTCAGTGCACATGATTAAGGAGAAATGGCGAATGATGTCAACTAGTGACATATTTGTCAACACTACTGCCAATAGTATTCCAAATGTGCATTTAGTAATACTTGAAAATACCTGGTACAAATGTTACTtgtgtaaatatatataatcaattAGTCATGAGCATATCTTTGTTCTTGTATCTACATTCATTAAACACATGCAACAAACTATGTCAGATAgatcaaaataattattctaaaaaaaatttgtccAGCTTCATGCAATAATATGAATTGTCTGTGACATAATACTTATTACTGATTGGTATGCTGGATCACAGTAGAAAAACTGGACAAAGACCATCCATTCTCACAACTTATTGTTCTCTAACTAAATGTATGACAAAACCATCCATTTTTAATTGGAAAATGTGAATGAATTCTAGTGTCCCCAATACGTAGCTGATTGGTACAACATTTGATACACCTAAACTCTGCGATTCTATACATGATTACATTTTCACAAGTAATTGCTATCTACGATCTTTTATCTCGCAAAGGGCTCGTTGTTTGCAACACCATATCACGATATACACAGCATCATCTAAAGACCCTCATACCGGATCCACTGTATCCTTGTATGGTACATCGGCAAGAATCTCATTTGTATTGCTCTATATACATAGTACGGTAAGAGGGCCGAGATGACCACAAAAAGCgttaaaatataaaaagaagGAGTTTTAGCAAGAGATTCAATGAAAACCTTGTAGGCTGTTGTTGAAAAACTGGGAGGCAGAGCTCCATATACCATTAAAAAGATGTACCATATGGCGATTTCACCCCATATGAAGATATGTTGTATTAATGTGAAGTAATCTATGGTGATTGCCATTTGGCAATTTACGACCCAGACGACGCAAGTGTACATAGTCGCTCCAAGAATTTGGTATTCGGCTATTTTACCGTTCTTTTTGAACTGGCTGGAGACTTAGGGCCTCTGTgcagaagaagaagatgataatGGCACTGCAAACTCCATTTAACATCCAGCCAATTATACGGCACCAGCTGAAGAGGACGTTCTGCACGCCTTCTTGGTATAGCAAAGGAAACTGCCACGTGATTCAAGCAATGAAAGAAAACTTATTCAACATTGATTTGGAATCTAGATTATTTTCTCAGTTTCATGTTCCTAAAAACTGTCTGATACAGTAATGAAATGTTTGACGTGTGTTAAAAGCTCTATAGCATGTAGTACTTCagtactcaaatattttaactcATTTAGTAACCCAGATATTTGTGGTTCTCTGGCTTGAGGGTGATTGATAATGTTCCAAATTAGACAAAATATTCCATATAaactagaaaaatattttacctTCAGGCAGAATCTAGCAGATACATCCTGATCAAAGACTCCTAGTGCAATAACGGGCAACGACGTGAAGAATACATTGTAAAGGGACAAGAACCAGTCGTTGTATGCCGGTTGTGCAGAGAATGATGCATGAGCCTCGTATAAGAAAACGGTGAAACCAAACGCAACATTCTTATAGAAAAAGTAGCAAATCTGCACCCACAGAAGATAATTGAAGGCCCAAGAATGACGAAATCTTTAAACTAACACTGAAGTTCGATAAACTTTACCATCGAAGAAATCCTTCGGTAACACCAATGTCCATGCACCAAAAGTAAGCGTTCAAGAAATCTGAATTGTGCAATTGCAATATCACTTGCCATGACTGCCTGATTGATGTGGGGATGAAATATACAAGATAAAAGGTAAAACCAGTCAATTTATCAAGCATTCAGGACAGCAAACACGAAATATAGTAACGTTCTCCACCTGCATTCCTTCAGGGCCACTGATTCCAATTCCGATATCTGCTTCTTGAAGCATTCCCACATCGTTCGCTCCATCACCAATAGCTAAAGTTGTCTTGTTGGTTCCTTCTTTGACTAACCTCGTTACCTTTAAAGCATAAAGAAAGAAACATTACTTCaaagttcaaaatattttatcaagaaAGGAAAATTTTGTTAAGGAAACAGACTCACCAGTGCTTTCTGTTTCGGAGATGATCTGCAGCATATTACAGATGCACAACTAATTGCAAGTTTGAGAAACAGTTTTTTGATATCATCTTCCAATGCATACGTCAGAGATTTCCCGTCAATGATCAAGGCAAACACCCCAGAGCTTGATGCAGCAATCTGAGCCGTCCCATCAGTAATCTGCTGGAGTACATTTTGCTTCAAAACCtaataaaaagaagaaatgtAGTCCATAGAAAATATTAACTTCTTGTTTCAACAACATTTCTCCATTTTACAGTTAAATGACAGCgatctttcaaatattttgacTTGATTTTACCTTAGCAATTGCATCCTTCTCACTGATTTTCTCCAGAGCAGTGATCTCGGCAGTCTCCAATGTAATAGTGATTTGTTTCATTCCTTGTCTTAGCAAGCTACAAGCATAGCTGCAAAGTTGATTTTTACAATGAGACATGCACCAAAAAGTAATGTAGTCTAGATATAATATACAATAACCATGATGAGAATGTACCCTATATTAATGGCAGTTTCCATCTTATCCCCTGTCAAAACCCAAATTTTTATTCCACCTTGTGCAAGCTTGTCGATACATTCAGGAACCTGTACAGATGGCAAAAAATCTTATTACATAGATTTAGTTTATGGGAATTCAGCATGAGTGTATCGAAAACAACCCCATGTTGAAGCTTGTCCTCGACGGCTGTCGCACCAAGAAGTATCAAATCTTTTTCTATCTTAGTAGACACCTCATCCATCATTGCCTCACGTTCTGCACTGACTGAGTTTTTGGCCTCCAAAAACTTCTCCTCAAATGTTTTATATTCTTCTTCACTAAGCTCCCGATAAGCAAGAATTAATGTCCTTAAACCTGCTTCAGCATACTCATTCACATGTTCTCTGGTTTTCTCTTCATACTCCCTTCCATTTTCACCGAGCCTCTCGAACATGATGCTGCAATGGATCCAAACAGAACAGAGAGTGCAGGACATGAAAAGAGCTAGATATGAAAGAAAGGTAAATGCATATAATAACTGAAGTGTTGAAAATGTGCACCAAGTCAAAAGAATAACCAACCTGTCAGCACCTTTGGAGAATAACAATATCTTCCCCTCCTCATCCCTTACTATAACAGACATTCTCTTCCTGGAACTgttaaattctaaaacatttaaCAGATTGTACAATCTGCATCATCGGAAATTTCTTTATGAATATGCACAATCATATATCAATCAGACAGAATCATAGAGTAAATACTACACGGCATGCTAAATATACGGACCTTTCAACTATAATTCCAGAAACTGGATTCAATTCATTCACAGATACACTTGTTTGTGTTCTTTTGAAGAATTCGAAGCCCAATTCTCTCGCTGCAACAACAAAAGCTGCCTCATCAGGTGATTCGGCTTCATATGTGACATTTCCTGTGTTGTCGTCAacaccaggtatggtcatttgACAGATTGCCAGTCACCCGGAAAAATTTCTGAATAATATCCAAGTTAGACTCGTTTATCCAATTCCCATTCATGATTCTCTCGTCATCGAAATTAAAACCTTTGATAACTGATTTTTTATAAATCGGAATCTCGGTATAATCTTCTCCATTTACTGTGCTTTTATGACTACCAATCGGGATCTCGCTGTAATCTTCTCCATTTACTGTCAATGGAGACCCTTTCCTTTTCGCCACTGCTTTTTCAACTTCTGTCACACCATGTCCATAAGCAATGCCAGCAATCGAACATTTAACGAACTCCATCAAATTACAAGTCAATGTGCCGGTTTTGTCAGAAAGAACTGTATGAACTTGGCCTAATTCCTCGTTTAAATTAGAGGTGCGGGCATGAGCAGGTTTGTCAGCTTCCTCATAATACATATGAACATCTTTGTTGATAAAAATGCTTTGAAGGACCTTAACAATTTCTATTGACACGTATAAAGAAATTGGAATCAAGTAACTGTACAGCAACAAGGCAGTCAAGAAGTGATATACAGCAGCTTTTGGAGCTCTCGTCGGATCAAAGAAAACACTAGCATTATCCGGTCTAAGATACCACCTTTTGTGTCCGTTTTTCAAGTCTTTTTTAGTTACTACACCAAAGTAAACTGATCCGACAAAAGCCATTAAGAACAAAACACCAAATAAAAAGTAGACAATATGGTCCATTTTCTTCTCAATCCGGCTTCTCTTAGAAGGAGGGCTGGTTGAGTTATGAATTACCTTCGTGTCATGTCCGGTGAAAATAACAGCTCCATATACATGACCCGTGTTCCGTAGTTTTGAGCCTCTGAGAAGCAGTTGTTGAGGACAAAGAGGATATTGTTGGTTCTCGAATTCCATACTTCCAACGAAACTGTACAATTTAGCATTTGGATCCTCGCATTTAACAACTGCCCGGAATTCGCTTAACTCGTGATCCTCATGTAAAGAGGAGGTAACTTCTAATGCTTGTTTGACTTTTAAATTTGTCTCCCCATCAAGATTCATAGTCTCAACATAGCAAATAGCATCTTCATAACTCGATGAGAGCAACAACAAATCTGCTGGAAAAAATTCATCTTTCTCCACCTTAACTACATCTCCAACTTTCAGATTTTTCCATTCGGTGGGCTTTAAAAGTCCATCACCTTGATGTACCTTCACCTTTCTATTGTTCACTTCAATATCCTAATTATTTCAGATCAACAAATTTTTTCAATCTGAGCATACAAAATGCCTTAAAAACCAACTTCCGTAAATCATTTCAATAAGCATAAGCATACAATCTCCAATTACTTCCAAAAAGTATATTAATTACATTAAATAACAATAACCaacaaattttataaagctAAAAATAACGACAAAATCAGCACAATAGATTCAAAATACCTGTTGCTTTCTCCTCCAATCTTCAATTCCTTCCTTAACCATGGTTACTCCGATAACTATGATTAAAGGAATGATAGCACTGACTGCAGAATAAGGTGCTAGAGAAGTGAAGGACAAAGAACCAGTTACAAGAAAGTAAAAATTAGCCACTCTCCTGAACTGCTCAAAAAGAGACTTGGGCAAGAAAGTTGCAGCTGTATACTTGGTTGTCCTAACATAATTTGTCGCATAATTTCTGAGATTGGCTTCCAAACTATCTGATTCATTGCAATACACAACTCTGGAAAAACCTGGCCCTCCAATCTTTGAATGATCATCTTTATGTGATCCGGCCTTCTTACGTTTAAACGAGTAAATATCGCGGAAATGTAGCCTCGTTTTTCTACCTTTTCTCGTCATACTGTAAtaacatcaaatttttgaaatctCACTGTCAAATCTCAGCTTTTCTGaacaagaaaggagttttataGGTGCAGGTCTTTCACGGGAAGGGGATTTTATTAAATACCCAGGAGTTTACAAGTAGTTAAAAATAAGAACTTTTCCCCCCAACAACCAGAAACttagaaaaaaaattccaaGAAATAAGCAAAGACCCCCAAAAGGATGTTTCAACTCCAATACCTCAAAACCCCAGTTGTAAGAAAGgccaaaaaatatattataaaatgagAAAAAGGGTGTTGAAGCTTGATCCGAGCTTCCGATGTATAAGTTAAAAGTATAgctaaaagaaagaagaagggACTCGAAAGAAAGCTAGAGTGCTGTAAGATTACATGGAAGAGATTCGGAGAAAACCAAAAGACATGCAAAACCCACAAATTTCAGTTGGTACGGTCTTCAATCTTTGCGCTAATCAAAGCGTCTCAGAGACTAAATTCACCACTTACAAAAATGAAAGATGGACAATAATAGTTTTATATTATTATGTTATACTATATTACatataaacttaaaaataacaTGATATAGAGAGAATGGGAGGAAAAAATTGTGATGAATTATTCGGGTAATTGATTATTTCTGGGGCAAAATGGCTTTGAACAATCACTAGTCCCTCTCTATCACTTTTATGACTTGACTTTCACAGTTGTTGGATTTCAGTCTTCGGAGACGAGCAATGTTTCAAACAAACTTCCACACTCAAAGAATATTCTaagttaaataaatatatgaaatttaaaGAATTTCTCAAGAATTTTGCAGTGACAGAATCGGAAAAAGGATGTTGGGTTGCTTTATTTTACAGTTAAAAGCTGGAATTTCCGCGGGAAACCAAATGGATTTTCCCAAGAATGTGCGATCGTGATTTTCATGGGTAATCTCGAGCTGGCACTGGTATCCGTATCTCTGTGTTTGATGCTACTCCATCTAAGAAAAGCCAAccaaacatatcaaaatatgGCTGGTTTGTGCACCTTCTTGTTTAATTAATCTCCTTTTGAAAATGATCGATTTGATCAATGTCGCGagtgaaatatatattattgttttgaaaagtaatatttttttatggatcgTATAAAATTGATTCGTTATACGATCTCATAATAGTTTTATAACGAGATAAAAAGTGTGATTATTGAATTAACTAAAAGTTTGACTTTCAATCGACATTGTATTGTTCATTTAATTGGGTAACAATGGCTTTTTAGCTGTACTAAGTGGTTGAGTACAAGTAATTCAACagtcaaaatgaaaattaaGGGATATGCATTTATCATTAATAGAATGTTAATCTCACGGGCCACGTCAAGTTTTTCCCTTCAAATTTGTTTTCCCCTCTTTTGATTATTTAGAACATCTATTAAAATCCACATTTGGTGGGGGTGGGAAATTCCATTTCCTATTAACTTTCATACATCTGTTTTTTCAGTTCTATCATAAAACATATTTtagaattatgaaaaattgtatatttgcactcctatttttattttttattcatttatgtTGTGATAAGTCATGGTTTTAGTctgctatttttattattttttgtagCACTGATATTTTTTCTACATATACAATGTCATATTATCAGtctcaaaggaaaaaaaaagatgaaaattatcaaaaatcgAAAGATATAATACTAAGACTTGATTTTAACGGACAGAAATTAcaattttctcaaaaaaaaattaacattagTTTTGCATGCATATACTTGGAATAATTTAACTTCAGATAGCCAAACATGTTATAGGTCAACATATAATAATAGGCGGTCTCCAGGGAAATAGAAGACTTGGAGTTTGGAGGCCACTTGCAATGGAGTAGTTAGTTTCCTCAATATTAAAACTTCATTTATGGATAATTACaacagatttgattatgaaaattcATGTATATTTAATTCATCAGAATAATTTTAGAAGCAAGAGGattaatatatgtaaaaaatatataataagatcCCAACCATATTTCTTGACTTTTTGTTTGAATCCATTGGTCATTCATTCATTTTGCGGGAAAATTTTTAGACTTCTCATTTAATTAGTTTCATATTTTCCATTTTATATGTTATAAACATGGACTTGAtattacattatttatttaatgttaaATACCCATAAACTATTAATCCaaactttaattttaattatagtGTACACTTTTTTACTAGTTCATTTTTATTATTCTAAAGAGTAATTTTCATCGTTCATGTAACAAGTTAAAATGTTCATGTGACAAGTCAAAATGTACAACTTTGGTCGTAATCTTGTCgaatttcagtttttttttttttttcctccatTAGTTTGTTATTTTATGTGACTCTGACATGACAATGATGTGACTTTAATATAACATTTCACGCGTATCATATGACACATCAATATTTTCATgacaaaaaaaactaaaattacaaaaacaaaAGATCGGAGAACAAAGACCAAAATGACAAAGAAACAATTCGAGCATGATTGTCTTTTGACTCATACTTGCTCCACTAGTTTTGCCTCGTCGCCTCCGAAGATTAACCCTTTATGAAATACCACGTAACACGCAGACAGGTGGAAATGCACTTTATGGCTAAATCAAGAAACAATGACATAACCAAATCCCCCAATCAAATCCACATTTTCGTAGCAATATACAAGTGGGCTTTCTCTTAATTGGGTGAGTGACACATATTTTTGAAGTATAATTAAAGGGAAAAATAACACCCAAAAGCGCCTAAAATCTTAATAGAAAAAAATCCAAAAAGTAGTAGCACTTTTTCTTTGGGTAAATGACAAAATGTTTTATTCAATTATTTGGCCCCTTTCATTTCGTTAATCCAGCCCATTCCCCTTCTCTAAAATAATGCTTTAATATCGATTTAATAACTTTAATTTGTGAGGTAGTAGTTGATTTGGTGTTTATCGGATAAGAAAGGGGGTAGCAAGATTTGTTGAGTCTAATTTATATtagtttattatatattaaacaaATCTACACACGACGCGTGTTTGTTCGATCCAATGTTTGACTCAAGTTCTACGAATTATTAGTCATACGTCGTTATGTTATCCATATATACTGATTATCATCCATAATACTGAATTCATTTTTCGCAGAGTGTGTGTATGCCCATTGAATTTAcgtaacatttttaaaatatgtgaAGCTACACTAAGAATCGAGATGCCATAGGACATTATTGAGGCTGCATAATTGAAATTTAGGGTATGGTTTCTAAGAATAGATACAAATAAGTGATGTGTCATTACTTATATCATCCACCTTATTTGGTGGAGTGTaatgattaatttaaatgaaTAAGATTAGTTCATTTTCATGTCTAGTCatgttgaaattaaaataatgataaaaccATGTGTCAAACTGAAGTCTTTCCAAAGTTGTGTGAGATGGCTTcatggtcgtattttgtgagacggatatcttatttgagtcgtccatgaaaaagtattactttttatgctaagagtattagtttttattgtaaatatcgatagagttgacccgtctcacatataagattcgtgagaccgtctcacaagatatctaTTCTTCGTATATTATTGAGGCTtgcataataaaattattaatttaaccCAACTTTAGGGTATGCTTTTTAATTAACTACATGTTACAATGAGAAAATTAAACCGAAGTCTTTTCAAACCAAAGGAACTATCCTCGAAAAATAAATTCGAATATCCCAAAAATTGTAAATCATTGTTGGCTCTCTGTTATCTGTTAATAGTCTTAATATACTgacttgtaatttttttttttttcaattttggtaaatttttattGCATTGTTGACGTGTGACATTGTAAAACGATAACGTTGCCTCAGATATTGTTAATGTGTCTGATGTCATGTctgatgaaaaataataaaattagtgAACTGAATTAACcgataacaaaataaaaataaaaaatgtttgaGTTATACGATCAAAATATTGTTTTCTCAACAAAATATACCATTTCGttcatattattaatatttcaaCACACATTTACACAGAAAAAATTGGATAAATAACTCAGACACTCAAAAGTGCATATattagaaaaaatatatattgagaAATAAAATACAAATTGAAACGTAAGATCTAACAAATAAACAGAATCTATGTTAtacatttttcaaataaaaattataaaaagttAGCATCACCTAGCTAGTTGCTGATCATTGTTAGTTAAGAAATGATGGGCATCGGGGTATGGAACATTCGAATATTCGATAAATTCACAGTACTACGACATAGATAAATGTCGGGTGGATTTCAATTCATCGTTATTATGTATGattaaatgaatttttttttatagaaaaaaataaaagtaaaagaATTATTGCTTGATAGTTGATTTATTGAAGTGAAATAGTTATAGTGGAAATTTAGATGTCGAAACCCACGTGAAACTAACAGTAATATTCAcacaatataaattttaatttaaaaaattaatacaaCAAATTAAATTGGGCAAAAACCTGTGTGAGACGTtgtcacgggtcgtattttgagaaatagatatcttatttgggtcatccatgaaaaaacattactttttatgctaagatgataattactttttattgtgaatatcggtagggttgactcgtctcacagataaagattcgtgagaccgtctcacaagatacctacttattaaattgataattgtttcttttgttttattttttcattcgaTAACAGTTAATTTTGGAAATTcacttaaatatttttaagagtaggtctcttttgtaagacggtctcacgaatctttatctgtaagacagGTCCACTCTACCGatatcacaataaaaagtaatactcttagcataaaaagtaatattgttttcatggatgaccccaaataagatatctgtctcataaaatacgatctgtgagacagtctcacacaagtttttgcttatttttaaaacaatttttgtAACACCCTGTTGGCTGTTTGTAGTAATatgtaattataattatgataagTATTAGATTCTATTTTTTTGATGAAAATccataatattaataatataaaataaatatttttgttaatGAGGAATGGAGATTTTTTGTCCTTTTAGATTAGAAAATTTTCATGCCAACACCAATAGACATTTTAGCAAGTAAATTGAGATAATGAAATCATGTCCTTATCAGATTAGAGTGGAATCCATCCCATCTTGACATTTCAATTATTCGAAATTTAGACATCATTTTAACGTACCAAAATCCAAATAGTacaaaagggaaaaaaatgCCATAGAATTGACGATTGTCAAATTATCAATGTGACATCAaactaaatttatatatatatacacccgATTTGACAAGAAATATGGAAAAAAAACTGGCGACGATAAAAAAGTTAGCTCATAAATCAAACCATTCTACAAGTTTTAAAACTGGTTtccaaaaaatcaaaattttcctaACACAAATATCTTGTCTCTCTCTATCACTAGCAATAATAATACATGAACAATTGTTCATATatgcaacaaaatttttttatcttataatattataataatataattagtaattatttttgtcattttatAATGTAAAAATCAACTAATAATGTCCAGGTGCTCTCTTGTTGGATTAAGATCATATGACTTTCAAGTTGGTGGAGTAGATAAACGTTTGATCAGTGGTTAAAAATTTGATTTCTTCTACTAACACTATGTCAGAAGAGTCTGACTTGCTCTTTGAGATTTACTTGATTAACATAATTTGTAAATTATTacattaattcaaaattttacatAAAAGATAGTATTTTAAATTGTCATATccatacaatatatatatatatatatatatatatatatatatatatataactactTTATCTTCCTTTTTAGGAATGAAAAAGCAAAAAATATAAACTGAAACTTTCTTGGGCCTCTTAAAGTATCTAAGTCCAGATGATCAGTTTTTCATAAAAGAAAGCAAAGCCCAGTTTCATTTTCCTGAAAAAGAATttcaatttgaaaaaaaaattccaatattatttaaaaaaaacaatttccttaggctttaaaatcataaaaattgtagcttaaaataaatcataaacttatatGGGGCTTTTGTtcgttttttattatataatatttttgaagcaAAATCTTAAAATGATCAGTGTAATCACTTATGTAGTAAAttatagagtaggtctcttgtgagacagtctcacgaatttttatctgtgagacgggtcaatcctaccgatattcacaataaaaagcaatactattagcataaaaaagtaatatttttcattgatgacccaaataagatatatgtctcacaaaatacgacccgtgagaccgtgtcacacaagtttttgtctaaattATATTAGTCAAGAACATATCttacatatttatttcaagGAAATTACATTTGCAATAATGTAAGACGGAGAATTTGCagtcataaattaaatcaaatcaGTTGGTTTCAAGGTCAAGCTTAATCTTGTCGTGTATGCTCTAGGTATTTTTTGAGAAATGTCCAACACTTCATGGATTTGGTAAAAATCCATATTTAAAAAATTCGATGCTACAAGTAGATCTGACCACGGACTGTGTTCGGGCTCAGAAAATCCCGACCCTTAACAGTTCCGCTCGTGGCCGGTTAATGGCCAGGTTATGCACCAGCGGTCCGGGTATTCGACctgatttaatttaaattattattatttttaacaaaaattg
The Primulina tabacum isolate GXHZ01 chromosome 9, ASM2559414v2, whole genome shotgun sequence DNA segment above includes these coding regions:
- the LOC142555309 gene encoding putative calcium-binding protein CML15; translation: MMAKIQSEQLQQLKDIFDRFDMDRDGSLTQLELAALFRSLGLKPAGDQLHSMLANMDANGNGSIEFDELVGAILPDLNEQILINQDQLLEVFRSFDRDGNGYITTAELAGQMAKMGQPLTYRELSNMMQEADTNGDGVISFNEFANVLGRSGVEYLGLTVS